Proteins encoded together in one Mycobacterium noviomagense window:
- a CDS encoding SRPBCC family protein, giving the protein MGEFTGSIAVDWDGEALFRYLSDVSNLTDYFPRLTSAEPGPGDEVTTTANLPEGGVVSADGWFRVNEDARRIEWGAVGTNDYSGYLHVTESQDGSLVELHLHTTRAADDDADVQHDIDETLRNIKRLAQHRGAVS; this is encoded by the coding sequence ATGGGTGAGTTCACAGGGTCAATCGCAGTCGACTGGGACGGCGAGGCACTTTTCCGCTATCTGTCCGATGTCAGCAACTTAACCGACTACTTTCCGCGCCTGACGTCCGCTGAGCCGGGACCAGGCGACGAGGTCACGACCACAGCCAATCTGCCCGAGGGCGGAGTGGTCAGTGCCGACGGCTGGTTTCGAGTCAACGAGGATGCCCGGCGAATCGAGTGGGGTGCCGTCGGCACCAACGACTACTCCGGCTATCTGCATGTAACCGAGTCTCAGGACGGTTCACTGGTCGAGCTGCACCTGCACACCACCCGCGCCGCAGACGATGATGCGGACGTCCAACATGACATTGACGAAACGTTGAGGAACATCAAACGGCTTGCCCAACACCGCGGCGCTGTCTCGTAG
- a CDS encoding SRPBCC family protein translates to MTVTTVDAGPQQVSRSVEVAAPARELFAIVADPRRHHELDGSGTVGANIRGPERLGPGARFSTKMKMFGMPYRITSTVTAFEPDRLIEWRHPVGHRWRWEFSPITPSKTRVTETFDYHDAGPVKNAFKYYELTGFAKRNAAGIEATLRRLADRYSA, encoded by the coding sequence ATGACCGTCACCACAGTCGACGCCGGACCTCAGCAGGTAAGCCGCTCGGTCGAGGTCGCCGCGCCGGCCCGCGAGTTGTTCGCCATCGTCGCCGATCCGCGCCGCCACCATGAGCTTGACGGTTCGGGCACGGTCGGAGCGAACATCCGCGGACCCGAGCGACTAGGACCGGGCGCGCGGTTTTCCACCAAGATGAAGATGTTCGGGATGCCTTATCGGATCACCAGCACGGTGACCGCGTTTGAACCCGATCGGCTCATCGAATGGCGCCATCCCGTCGGCCACCGCTGGCGATGGGAGTTCAGCCCGATCACCCCCAGCAAGACGCGGGTCACCGAAACGTTCGACTATCACGACGCCGGACCGGTCAAAAACGCGTTCAAGTACTACGAGCTGACCGGCTTCGCCAAGCGTAACGCCGCCGGCATCGAGGCCACGCTGCGCCGACTTGCAGACCGCTACAGCGCCTGA
- a CDS encoding prolyl oligopeptidase family serine peptidase: MTDDPYLWLEDITGDDALNWVRARNDPTVAEFGGPDFERMRAEALEVLDTDARIPYVRRRGEFLYNFWRDAANPRGLWRRTTLESYRTDNPDWDVLIDVDELGRVDGEKWVWGGATVIEPDYTRALIGLSRGGSDAAVVREFDMVSMSFVSDGFVLPEAKTYMTWADPDTVLLGTDFGEGSLTESGYPRMVKRWRRGQPLAEAQTLFEGSRSDVLVAASVDRTPGFERTLLRRAIDFFNDEVYELRGLRDNPELIRIDAPTDATVSVHRQWLLIELRTDWFTGTVSYTAGSLLAADYEQFLAGTAPLQVVFEPDEHTCLHQYAWTRDRLFVVTLADVASRVETVTPGSWQRTPVPGLPAATNTVIAAVDDTGDEFFLDSSGFDTPSRLLRGTADGSLRQIKSAPAFFDADGLDVTQHFVASEDGTSIPYFVVRPRDACGPTLLSGYGGFEVARTPGYDGVLGRLWLARGGTYVLANIRGGGEYGPRWHTQAMREGRQLVAEDFAAVARDLVERGITTVDQLGAQGGSNGGLLMGIMLTQYPQLFGALVCQVPLLDMRRFHLLLAGASWVAEYGDPDDPAAWEFISKYSPYHHVSSDVRYPPVLITTSTRDDRVHPGHARKMTAALEAAGQRVWYYENIEGGHAGAADNAQIAFKAALCFSFLWRMLGNKH; the protein is encoded by the coding sequence ATGACCGACGATCCGTATCTCTGGCTGGAAGACATCACCGGCGACGACGCACTGAACTGGGTGCGCGCGCGCAACGACCCCACCGTGGCCGAGTTCGGCGGTCCCGATTTCGAGCGGATGCGCGCCGAGGCGCTCGAGGTGCTCGACACCGACGCCCGCATCCCCTACGTGCGACGCCGTGGCGAGTTCCTCTACAACTTCTGGCGCGACGCCGCCAACCCGCGCGGGCTGTGGCGGCGCACCACGCTGGAGAGCTACCGTACCGACAACCCGGACTGGGATGTGCTGATCGACGTCGACGAGCTGGGCCGCGTCGACGGCGAGAAGTGGGTGTGGGGCGGCGCCACCGTCATCGAACCCGACTACACGCGGGCGCTGATCGGGCTGTCCCGCGGCGGCTCGGACGCGGCGGTGGTTCGCGAATTCGACATGGTGTCAATGTCGTTCGTGTCCGACGGGTTTGTGCTTCCCGAGGCCAAGACATACATGACCTGGGCCGATCCCGATACTGTTTTGCTGGGCACCGATTTCGGCGAAGGCTCGCTGACCGAATCGGGGTATCCGCGCATGGTCAAGCGGTGGCGGCGCGGTCAGCCCCTGGCCGAGGCGCAGACGCTGTTCGAGGGATCGCGCAGCGACGTGCTGGTGGCGGCATCGGTCGACCGCACCCCCGGTTTCGAGCGCACGCTGTTGCGGCGGGCCATCGACTTCTTCAACGACGAGGTCTACGAGCTGCGCGGCCTCCGGGACAACCCAGAGCTGATCCGCATCGACGCGCCCACCGACGCAACCGTGTCGGTGCACCGGCAGTGGTTGCTGATCGAGCTGCGCACCGACTGGTTCACTGGCACCGTGTCGTATACCGCGGGCTCGCTGCTGGCCGCCGACTATGAGCAATTCCTTGCCGGCACAGCGCCGTTGCAGGTGGTGTTCGAACCCGACGAGCACACCTGCCTGCACCAGTACGCGTGGACCCGCGACCGACTTTTCGTCGTCACACTGGCCGACGTGGCCAGCCGGGTCGAGACCGTCACACCGGGCAGCTGGCAGCGCACACCGGTGCCGGGCCTGCCCGCCGCCACCAACACGGTCATCGCCGCCGTTGACGACACCGGCGACGAGTTCTTCCTTGACTCCAGCGGATTCGACACCCCATCGCGGCTCTTGCGGGGTACCGCCGACGGGTCGCTGCGGCAGATCAAGTCCGCACCCGCATTCTTCGACGCTGATGGCCTCGATGTCACCCAGCATTTCGTGGCATCCGAGGACGGCACCTCGATTCCGTACTTCGTCGTGCGTCCCCGGGATGCTTGCGGGCCGACGCTGCTTTCGGGCTACGGCGGGTTCGAGGTGGCGCGCACTCCCGGGTATGACGGCGTGCTGGGCCGGCTGTGGCTGGCCCGTGGCGGCACCTATGTGCTGGCCAACATCCGCGGCGGCGGCGAGTACGGACCGCGTTGGCACACCCAGGCGATGCGCGAGGGCCGGCAATTGGTGGCCGAGGACTTTGCCGCGGTGGCAAGGGATTTGGTGGAGCGCGGCATCACCACCGTGGACCAACTCGGTGCCCAAGGCGGCAGCAACGGCGGGCTGCTGATGGGCATCATGCTCACCCAGTACCCGCAGCTGTTCGGTGCGCTGGTGTGCCAGGTGCCGCTGCTGGACATGCGCCGCTTCCACCTGCTGCTGGCTGGTGCATCATGGGTGGCCGAATACGGCGATCCCGACGATCCCGCCGCGTGGGAATTCATCTCGAAATACTCGCCGTACCATCATGTTTCGTCAGACGTGCGCTATCCACCGGTGTTGATCACCACGTCGACGCGCGACGACCGGGTGCATCCCGGGCATGCCCGCAAGATGACCGCCGCACTGGAAGCCGCCGGGCAGCGGGTCTGGTACTACGAGAACATCGAGGGCGGACACGCCGGCGCCGCCGACAACGCGCAGATCGCATTCAAAGCGGCGCTCTGCTTCTCGTTCCTATGGCGGATGCTGGGCAACAAGCATTGA
- a CDS encoding class I SAM-dependent methyltransferase, translating to MPEANTAEESLRQWSAVASAWDRYSDRLFKDVRSVSEWLVDQVNPQPGQTVLELTAGTGETGFLAAGRLDATGRLISSDFVPAMVEAARRRAGEQGLDNVECRVLDAQQIDLPDDSVDGVMSRFGMMLVPAQQRAIAEIRRVLRQGGRCAYATWGLPEHNPWIFQIVAALLQNGVTPPGDPFAPGGIFSLATLDSNRALAAGGGFTDITVEELPGTMVFDGPDDYWTHVTEAAGPVATLVASLDAEQVTAIRATLDPSLAPFDHDGALELPWLAAVTSAA from the coding sequence ATGCCTGAGGCCAACACGGCCGAGGAATCCCTGCGGCAGTGGAGCGCGGTTGCATCGGCTTGGGACAGGTACAGCGACCGCCTGTTCAAAGACGTGCGTTCGGTGTCAGAGTGGCTCGTCGACCAGGTCAATCCACAGCCGGGCCAGACGGTGCTCGAGCTGACGGCGGGTACGGGGGAGACCGGGTTCCTGGCTGCGGGCCGGCTCGATGCCACCGGCCGGCTCATCAGCAGTGATTTCGTGCCCGCGATGGTCGAGGCGGCTCGTCGCCGAGCCGGCGAGCAGGGTTTGGACAACGTCGAGTGCCGCGTCCTCGACGCGCAGCAGATCGATTTGCCCGACGACAGCGTGGACGGCGTTATGTCGCGGTTCGGGATGATGCTCGTACCGGCGCAGCAACGGGCGATCGCGGAGATCCGGCGTGTGCTGCGGCAAGGCGGCCGGTGCGCTTATGCGACATGGGGACTACCAGAGCACAACCCGTGGATCTTCCAGATCGTCGCGGCGCTGCTGCAGAACGGCGTCACACCACCCGGCGACCCGTTCGCACCGGGAGGCATCTTCTCGCTCGCCACACTGGACAGCAACCGTGCGCTCGCAGCCGGTGGCGGCTTCACGGACATCACCGTCGAAGAGCTCCCCGGCACAATGGTGTTCGACGGTCCGGACGACTACTGGACTCACGTCACCGAGGCCGCAGGGCCCGTGGCCACACTGGTCGCCTCACTGGACGCCGAGCAGGTCACCGCCATCCGCGCCACCCTCGACCCGTCGCTGGCGCCGTTTGACCATGACGGCGCGCTTGAACTACCCTGGCTGGCCGCCGTCACCAGCGCCGCCTGA
- the exaC gene encoding acetaldehyde dehydrogenase ExaC, protein MTVYARPGSAGALMSYESRYGNFIGGEWVPPVHGRYFENPTPITGQPFCEVPRSDDADVDKALDAAHAAAPKWGKTAPAERAAILGKIADRIDANREALALAEVWDNGKPVREALAADIPLAADHFRYFAAAIRAQEGTLSQIDEDTVAYHFHEPLGVVGQIIPWNFPILMATWKLAPALAAGNAAVLKPAEQTPASVLYLVSLIADLLPPGVVNVVNGFGAEAGKPLASSNRIAKVAFTGETTTGRLIMQYASQNLIPVTLELGGKSPNIFFSDVMAAHDDFQDKALEGFTMFALNQGEVCTCPSRSLIQAAIYDEFLELAAIRTKAVRQGDPLDTETMLGSQASNDQLEKVLSYIEIGKSEGAKIVTGGERAELGGDLSGGYYVQPTIFTGHNKMRIFQEEIFGPVVAVTSFKDYDDAISIANDTLYGLGAGVWSRDGNVAYRAGRDIQAGRVWVNCYHVYPAHAAFGGYKQSGIGRENHKMMLDHYQQTKNLMVSYSEKAQGFF, encoded by the coding sequence ATGACCGTCTACGCACGTCCTGGCTCCGCCGGGGCGCTGATGTCCTATGAATCCCGCTACGGCAACTTCATCGGCGGCGAGTGGGTGCCTCCTGTGCACGGCCGCTACTTCGAAAACCCGACGCCGATAACCGGCCAACCGTTCTGCGAGGTGCCGCGCTCCGACGACGCCGACGTCGACAAGGCGCTCGACGCCGCCCACGCCGCGGCGCCGAAGTGGGGCAAGACCGCTCCGGCCGAGCGTGCGGCGATCCTGGGCAAGATCGCCGATCGCATCGACGCCAACCGCGAGGCGCTCGCGCTGGCCGAAGTGTGGGACAATGGCAAGCCGGTCCGCGAAGCGCTGGCCGCCGACATCCCGTTGGCCGCCGACCATTTCCGGTATTTCGCCGCCGCGATCCGGGCGCAGGAGGGCACGCTCTCCCAAATCGACGAGGACACCGTCGCCTACCACTTCCACGAGCCGCTGGGAGTGGTCGGGCAGATCATCCCGTGGAACTTCCCGATCTTGATGGCCACCTGGAAGCTGGCCCCCGCGCTGGCCGCCGGTAATGCGGCGGTGCTCAAGCCCGCTGAGCAGACCCCGGCGTCGGTGCTGTATCTCGTGTCGCTGATCGCCGACCTGCTACCGCCCGGAGTCGTCAACGTGGTCAACGGGTTTGGCGCCGAGGCCGGCAAGCCGTTGGCATCGTCCAACCGGATCGCCAAGGTCGCGTTCACCGGGGAGACCACCACCGGCCGGCTGATCATGCAGTACGCCAGCCAGAACCTCATCCCGGTCACATTGGAACTCGGCGGCAAGAGCCCCAACATTTTCTTCTCCGACGTGATGGCCGCCCACGACGATTTCCAGGACAAGGCGCTGGAAGGCTTCACCATGTTCGCCCTCAACCAGGGCGAGGTGTGTACATGCCCGTCGCGCAGCCTGATCCAGGCCGCCATCTACGACGAGTTCCTGGAACTCGCCGCGATCCGCACCAAGGCCGTCCGGCAGGGCGACCCACTGGACACCGAGACCATGCTGGGCTCGCAGGCCTCCAACGACCAGCTGGAAAAGGTGTTGTCCTACATCGAGATCGGCAAGAGCGAGGGCGCCAAGATCGTCACCGGCGGCGAGCGCGCCGAACTCGGCGGCGACCTGTCCGGCGGCTACTACGTGCAGCCGACGATCTTCACCGGCCACAACAAGATGCGGATTTTCCAGGAGGAGATCTTCGGACCCGTCGTCGCGGTGACGTCGTTCAAGGACTACGACGACGCCATCAGCATCGCCAACGACACCCTCTACGGGCTCGGTGCTGGGGTCTGGAGCCGCGACGGCAACGTCGCCTACCGGGCCGGCCGCGACATCCAGGCCGGCCGGGTGTGGGTCAACTGCTACCACGTCTACCCCGCGCACGCGGCGTTCGGGGGGTACAAGCAATCGGGCATCGGCCGGGAGAACCACAAGATGATGCTCGACCACTACCAGCAGACGAAGAACCTGATGGTGTCCTACTCCGAGAAGGCGCAAGGCTTCTTCTGA
- a CDS encoding DUF779 domain-containing protein, whose protein sequence is MTPPPRVVITAAAAELLEQLMDRHGPVMFHQSGGCCDGSSPMCYPQGDFLVGDRDVLLGVLDVGDGVPVWISGPQFATWKHTQLVIDVVPGRGGGFSLEAPEGMRFLSRGRAFSDSENALLDAAPVISGSDYERGQRPPSRGPVVAEAADACSVPARRAGHVPR, encoded by the coding sequence ATGACCCCGCCGCCCCGGGTGGTGATCACCGCGGCTGCCGCCGAACTGCTGGAACAGCTGATGGACCGCCACGGCCCGGTGATGTTCCACCAGTCCGGCGGCTGCTGCGACGGGTCATCGCCGATGTGCTATCCGCAGGGCGACTTCCTGGTCGGTGACCGCGACGTGCTGCTCGGTGTGCTCGACGTCGGCGACGGCGTGCCGGTGTGGATCTCCGGGCCACAGTTTGCGACGTGGAAGCACACCCAGCTTGTCATCGACGTGGTGCCCGGCCGCGGCGGCGGGTTCAGCCTGGAGGCACCGGAGGGGATGCGGTTTTTGTCCCGCGGCCGCGCCTTCAGCGACAGCGAGAATGCGTTGCTGGACGCCGCGCCGGTGATCAGCGGCAGCGACTACGAGCGCGGGCAGCGCCCGCCGTCGCGCGGCCCGGTCGTCGCCGAAGCCGCCGATGCGTGTTCGGTACCCGCGAGGCGCGCCGGGCACGTGCCGCGCTAG
- a CDS encoding putative holin gives MIPLPRSWLLASTMLAGIAVGVLAGTAVMVWIHARVRPDVVIALVVGVPSVVGLLAVVFARHRWVTALGAFVLALAPGWFGLLVAMRVVSGG, from the coding sequence GTGATTCCGCTTCCGCGTTCCTGGCTGCTGGCAAGCACCATGCTGGCGGGCATTGCCGTCGGTGTGCTTGCAGGAACAGCGGTCATGGTGTGGATCCATGCGCGGGTCCGGCCGGACGTCGTCATCGCGCTGGTGGTCGGAGTGCCCAGCGTTGTCGGGCTCTTGGCGGTCGTGTTCGCCAGGCATCGATGGGTGACGGCCCTCGGCGCGTTCGTTCTCGCGCTGGCACCGGGATGGTTCGGCCTGCTCGTCGCAATGCGGGTGGTATCCGGTGGCTGA
- the lpdA gene encoding dihydrolipoyl dehydrogenase has translation MTHYDVVVVGAGPGGYVAAIRAAQLGLNTAVVEPKYWGGVCLNVGCIPSKSLLRNAELVHIFTREAKTFGISGEATFDYGIAFDRSRKVAEGRVAGVHFLMKKNKITEIHGYGSFTDPNSLSVDLNDGGTETVTFDNAIIATGSSTRLVPGTSLSANVVTYEELIMTRELPKSIIIAGAGAIGMEFGYVLSNYGVDVTIVEFLPRALPNEDADVSKEIEKQFKKLGVKILTGTKVEAIDDNGTEVSVTVSKDGQSQQLTAEKVLQAIGFAPNVEGYGLDKAGVALTDRKAIGINEYMRTNVSHIYAIGDVTGLLQLAHVAEAQGVVAAETIGGAETLPLGDYRMLPRATFCQPQVASFGLTEQQARDEGYDVKVAKFPFTANGKAHGLGDASGFVKLVADAKYGELLGGHLIGHDVSELLPELTLAQKWDLTANELARNVHTHPTMSEALQECFHGLVGHMINF, from the coding sequence GTGACTCACTATGACGTCGTCGTTGTCGGGGCCGGTCCCGGCGGGTACGTCGCGGCCATTCGTGCCGCGCAACTCGGGCTGAACACCGCAGTCGTCGAGCCGAAATACTGGGGCGGCGTCTGCCTCAACGTTGGATGCATCCCGTCCAAGTCGTTGCTGCGCAACGCCGAACTCGTGCATATCTTCACCCGCGAAGCCAAGACCTTCGGGATCAGCGGCGAGGCGACGTTCGACTACGGCATCGCCTTCGACCGCAGCCGCAAGGTGGCAGAGGGCCGGGTCGCCGGTGTGCACTTCTTGATGAAGAAGAACAAGATCACCGAAATCCACGGCTACGGCAGCTTCACTGACCCCAACTCGCTCTCGGTTGATCTCAACGACGGCGGCACCGAGACGGTCACCTTCGACAACGCGATCATCGCCACCGGCAGCAGCACGCGGCTTGTTCCGGGCACATCGCTGTCGGCGAACGTGGTCACCTACGAAGAGCTGATCATGACGCGGGAGCTGCCCAAGTCGATCATCATCGCCGGCGCCGGCGCGATCGGCATGGAGTTCGGCTACGTGCTGTCCAACTACGGCGTCGACGTGACCATCGTCGAGTTCCTGCCGCGGGCGCTGCCCAACGAAGACGCCGACGTGTCAAAGGAAATCGAGAAGCAGTTCAAAAAACTGGGCGTCAAGATCCTCACCGGCACCAAGGTCGAGGCGATCGACGACAACGGCACCGAGGTGAGCGTCACCGTAAGCAAGGACGGCCAGTCCCAGCAGCTGACGGCCGAAAAAGTCCTGCAGGCCATCGGTTTTGCGCCCAACGTCGAAGGCTACGGACTGGACAAGGCCGGGGTGGCGCTGACCGATCGCAAGGCCATCGGCATCAATGAGTACATGCGCACAAACGTGAGCCACATCTACGCGATCGGCGACGTCACCGGGCTGTTGCAGCTGGCGCACGTCGCCGAAGCACAGGGGGTGGTGGCAGCCGAAACCATCGGCGGCGCAGAGACTCTGCCGCTCGGCGACTACCGGATGCTGCCCCGCGCGACGTTCTGTCAGCCGCAGGTCGCCAGCTTCGGGCTGACCGAGCAGCAGGCCCGCGACGAGGGCTACGACGTCAAGGTCGCCAAGTTCCCGTTCACCGCCAACGGAAAAGCGCACGGTCTGGGCGACGCCAGCGGCTTCGTCAAGCTGGTCGCCGACGCCAAGTACGGGGAGCTGCTCGGCGGTCACCTCATCGGGCACGACGTCTCGGAGCTGCTGCCCGAGCTAACCTTGGCGCAGAAGTGGGACCTGACCGCAAATGAGTTGGCGCGCAACGTTCATACCCATCCGACGATGTCGGAGGCACTGCAAGAATGCTTCCACGGTCTGGTCGGCCACATGATCAACTTCTGA
- a CDS encoding helix-turn-helix transcriptional regulator: MHRWQRRRIRVTEALAPGSRGAVVRRRRSRIAARQQLRQVRTVFERLGARRWADTAAHELDATVEHIQPGPTGYLTALTAHELRTAQMLGATKTTRDTAAARFLSPETAECHLRRVYQTLGIGSRAELADAMAAESQGRSSANRNA; the protein is encoded by the coding sequence TTGCACCGATGGCAGCGGCGCCGAATCCGGGTAACCGAGGCGCTCGCTCCCGGCTCGCGTGGCGCCGTGGTGCGCCGCCGACGCAGCCGGATAGCGGCTCGGCAGCAATTGCGCCAGGTCCGCACCGTATTCGAAAGACTCGGCGCCCGGCGGTGGGCCGACACCGCTGCGCACGAACTCGACGCGACCGTCGAGCACATACAGCCGGGGCCGACCGGCTACCTGACCGCACTGACCGCACATGAGCTACGCACCGCGCAGATGCTCGGCGCCACCAAGACAACGAGGGATACCGCCGCCGCACGGTTTCTCAGCCCAGAGACCGCCGAGTGCCACCTGCGCCGCGTGTACCAGACACTGGGCATCGGTTCCCGCGCCGAGCTAGCTGACGCCATGGCCGCAGAATCTCAGGGACGGTCCAGCGCGAACCGCAACGCATAG
- a CDS encoding S1C family serine protease translates to MLSAVVGGAIVVTAENFIPIRAHRAMSVEQVAAKVLPSVVMLQMTVVHQDTTRGFDVRSEQGSGIIVNSDGLILTNNHVLTNPEVVGAAGQRENLVTLNDGRKAQFTVVGSDPILDIAVVRIHGVSGLTPISFGSSANLDVGQQVVAIGSPQGFQSTVSEGIISALHRPIFEEGSLYQAIQIDAATSHGNSGGALVNLSGELIGVNSSGNEGAYGLSFAIPVDQARRVADELIATGHATHGFLGLRATSNSDITNISNADGAKITAVNSNGAAAGARLAAGFVVTKLDDQPIANAGALAAAVHSKAPGAGITLTVLDPSGSTKTVQITLRTDQGSQLPSPESLEIAA, encoded by the coding sequence GTGCTGTCTGCGGTCGTCGGTGGAGCCATTGTTGTGACCGCAGAGAACTTCATACCAATTCGCGCCCACCGGGCGATGTCTGTCGAGCAAGTCGCCGCCAAAGTGCTGCCGAGCGTGGTAATGCTGCAGATGACGGTAGTCCATCAGGACACGACCCGGGGCTTCGACGTCAGGTCCGAACAAGGCTCGGGCATCATCGTGAATTCCGACGGGCTGATCCTGACCAATAACCATGTCCTGACTAATCCCGAGGTGGTGGGCGCTGCCGGTCAACGAGAAAATCTCGTGACCCTCAACGACGGCCGTAAAGCTCAATTCACTGTCGTCGGCAGCGACCCGATCCTCGACATCGCCGTGGTCCGAATTCACGGCGTTTCTGGGCTCACCCCGATCTCATTCGGCTCGTCGGCCAACCTTGACGTAGGCCAACAAGTGGTAGCCATCGGGTCACCACAAGGTTTCCAAAGCACGGTCAGCGAGGGCATCATCAGTGCTCTGCACCGTCCGATCTTCGAAGAGGGGTCGCTGTACCAGGCGATCCAAATCGATGCGGCAACAAGTCATGGGAATTCTGGTGGCGCCCTGGTCAATCTGAGCGGCGAGCTCATCGGAGTCAACTCGTCCGGGAATGAGGGTGCGTATGGTCTCTCCTTTGCCATTCCGGTCGATCAGGCGAGGCGCGTTGCCGACGAGCTGATAGCCACAGGCCACGCAACGCACGGTTTCCTCGGTTTGCGTGCGACCAGCAACTCAGACATCACCAACATTTCGAATGCCGACGGCGCCAAGATCACCGCGGTGAACAGCAACGGTGCCGCGGCAGGGGCGAGACTGGCGGCTGGGTTCGTGGTCACCAAACTCGACGACCAACCGATCGCCAACGCTGGTGCGCTTGCGGCCGCGGTGCATTCCAAGGCACCCGGCGCCGGGATCACGCTGACCGTCCTTGACCCGAGCGGCAGCACCAAAACGGTGCAGATCACCCTTCGCACCGATCAGGGTAGTCAACTACCGAGCCCAGAAAGCCTGGAAATAGCTGCTTAG
- a CDS encoding carboxymuconolactone decarboxylase family protein, producing the protein MTAQVGRIPSGGLRDLGLINWVLAKFGARTVSAPEMHLFTTLGQHKRLFWLWLPYSGALLRGRLPAVDTELVILRVGHLRSCEYELQHHRRMARRRGLDEQTQAAIFNWPAPSERLTARQQALLKATDEFITNRSISDDVWQQLSDHLDRRQLIEFCMLAGQYDGLAATMSALNIPLDHSQ; encoded by the coding sequence GTGACGGCGCAAGTGGGCCGCATCCCGTCGGGCGGTTTGCGCGACCTCGGGCTAATCAACTGGGTGCTAGCGAAATTCGGTGCGCGCACCGTCAGCGCTCCAGAAATGCACCTGTTCACCACGCTGGGTCAGCACAAGCGGCTGTTTTGGCTGTGGCTGCCGTATTCGGGTGCCCTGCTGCGGGGCCGGCTGCCGGCCGTCGACACCGAGCTGGTGATCCTGCGCGTCGGGCATCTGCGGTCCTGCGAATACGAGCTGCAGCATCACCGCCGGATGGCCCGCCGCCGCGGGCTGGATGAACAGACGCAAGCGGCGATCTTCAACTGGCCGGCGCCGTCCGAGCGGCTCACCGCCCGGCAGCAGGCGCTGCTGAAGGCCACCGACGAGTTCATCACCAACCGCTCGATCAGCGACGACGTATGGCAGCAGTTGTCCGACCACCTCGATCGGCGTCAACTCATCGAATTCTGCATGCTCGCAGGGCAATACGATGGTTTAGCTGCCACCATGTCGGCCCTCAATATCCCGCTGGACCATTCTCAGTAA